The Paenibacillus tianjinensis genome has a window encoding:
- the holB gene encoding DNA polymerase III subunit delta', with protein MPFHDILSQEDAKRLLQNALRKDAVSHAYLFTGPAGSGQMSTALMFAQAIFCTKLKDDACGECLECRKVEHGNHPDLTLLKPDGASIKIDQIRELQRVFSYRSEGVNPKVYIIEGADKMTVQAANSLLKFLEEPPAPAVGILISDNSSSLLPTIQSRTQRIPFSPLHPDIMLQALSGEGVPVPLARCAVSLTSGLDGCRELLAQNWFAEMRNLVLQLAKESMGKGSSAVATAGQKLFKTGLGEHLDTLFSMFHLWFKDMLYFLYRRHESIVFIDQLDFISRHARQRSTEQWVAYMEFAAESSRRLRSNANAQLCLEQFLIRLES; from the coding sequence ATGCCTTTTCATGATATATTAAGCCAGGAGGATGCCAAACGCCTGCTGCAGAATGCACTGCGCAAGGATGCAGTCAGTCATGCGTATTTGTTCACCGGCCCAGCCGGAAGCGGACAGATGTCAACTGCACTCATGTTTGCCCAGGCGATATTTTGCACAAAGCTTAAGGATGATGCCTGCGGGGAGTGCTTGGAATGCCGCAAGGTAGAGCATGGCAACCATCCGGATCTGACTTTACTGAAGCCTGACGGGGCAAGTATTAAGATCGATCAGATCCGTGAGCTGCAGCGTGTTTTTTCCTACCGGTCTGAAGGAGTTAATCCGAAGGTTTACATTATAGAGGGAGCGGACAAAATGACGGTGCAGGCCGCCAACAGTCTGCTTAAATTTTTGGAAGAGCCGCCTGCTCCGGCAGTCGGTATTCTGATCTCCGATAATAGCAGTTCCCTGCTTCCAACCATCCAGTCGAGAACCCAGCGTATCCCTTTCAGCCCGCTGCATCCTGATATTATGCTTCAGGCTTTGTCGGGGGAGGGGGTTCCGGTACCCCTGGCACGGTGTGCAGTATCACTGACTTCAGGGCTCGATGGGTGCAGGGAACTTTTGGCACAGAATTGGTTTGCAGAAATGAGAAATCTAGTGTTACAATTAGCAAAGGAGTCTATGGGCAAAGGCAGCTCTGCAGTGGCAACAGCCGGACAGAAGCTGTTCAAGACCGGGCTCGGTGAACATTTGGATACTCTTTTCAGCATGTTCCATCTTTGGTTTAAAGATATGCTCTACTTCCTGTACCGAAGACACGAAAGCATCGTTTTCATAGATCAGTTAGACTTTATTTCCAGACATGCCCGTCAGCGGAGTACGGAGCAATGGGTGGCTTATATGGAATTCGCAGCGGAGAGTAGTCGCAGGCTCCGTTCTAATGCTAACGCCCAATTGTGTCTGGAGCAGTTTTTAATCCGATTGGAAAGTTAA
- a CDS encoding cyclic-di-AMP receptor, translating into MKLIIAIIQDKDSNRLSSELVKANFRATKLASTGGFLRAGNTTFLIGVDDSQVEPVLSVIRNSCKVREQLVTPVTPMSGTTDSYLPLPVEVQVGGATVFVLPVDRFEHY; encoded by the coding sequence ATGAAGCTAATCATTGCTATTATCCAGGACAAAGACAGTAACCGGTTGTCCAGTGAACTCGTCAAAGCCAATTTCCGTGCCACTAAACTGGCCAGTACAGGCGGATTCCTGCGGGCAGGCAATACAACATTTCTGATTGGTGTAGATGATAGCCAGGTTGAACCCGTGCTGAGTGTTATCCGCAATAGCTGTAAGGTGCGCGAGCAGCTGGTTACCCCGGTTACTCCGATGAGTGGTACGACGGATTCCTATTTGCCGCTTCCTGTAGAGGTCCAGGTGGGTGGAGCTACAGTATTTGTACTGCCTGTCGATCGTTTTGAGCATTACTGA
- a CDS encoding YaaR family protein produces the protein MKINPGYRPLKSELPNADAERRPIQQKTFSDVFQQQGQQKTIDELNRQIKDIQQQGDRLAKSMTVRELAIYRNLIKRFLEETARRGVILKETKGWDRRGRGKRYKLLEEIDAALLNLADELLESEQGRIDLLGRVGEIRGMLINLSF, from the coding sequence TTGAAGATTAACCCGGGCTACAGGCCCTTAAAAAGTGAACTCCCGAACGCTGATGCGGAACGCAGGCCTATCCAGCAGAAGACGTTTAGCGATGTTTTTCAGCAGCAGGGACAGCAGAAAACCATTGATGAATTGAACCGCCAGATTAAAGATATTCAGCAGCAGGGCGATCGGCTGGCCAAATCAATGACCGTCCGTGAGCTTGCGATATACAGAAATCTTATTAAACGTTTTCTGGAAGAGACTGCGCGGCGCGGCGTTATCCTCAAGGAGACAAAGGGCTGGGACCGCCGTGGCCGAGGCAAACGTTACAAGCTGCTGGAGGAGATTGACGCGGCACTCTTGAATTTGGCCGATGAGCTGCTGGAGAGCGAGCAGGGCCGGATTGATCTGCTGGGCCGGGTTGGAGAAATCCGCGGTATGCTGATTAACCTTTCTTTCTAA